In Pseudobacteroides sp., the genomic window AACTCAATTTTTCCATAGACGAGCAGAAAAATGCTTTAAGAGAAATTGTAAGTATGGATGGTATAATGGAATGTATTATTCTCTCAACCTGCAATAGGACAGAGGTTTACGTATTCCATCAATATCCGCATTATGACAGCAGTATACTGGAAAAAAAACTATGCAGCTTAAAAGGCCTGAATATATATAACCTTAAGAAATACATTTATGTCTACAGCAGTATAAAAGCTGTAAGACATCTTTTTAAGGTTGCCAGCGGGCTGGATTCCATGGTGCTTGGAGAGGACCAAATACTTCGTCAGGTTAAGGATGCATATGATCTTTCACTAGAAGTAGGCTCGTCTTCTGGAATGCTTAATACACTATTTCGGGAAGGGATAACCGCTGCAAAGAAGGTCAAGACATTTACCGAGATCTCCAAAACCTCTGTCTCGGTAGGAACACATGCTGTGAGGCTAATAGAGAGGGAATTTGGTTATAACCTTGATAAAATGAGTGCACTTATAATAGGTGCTGGGAAAATAGGAGGTATTACTCTTAAAAACCTTATTTCCAAAGGTGTTGGTAAAATATATATTACAAGCAGGTCATGTGGTAAAGTACAAGACATTTCGAAATTATACGAAAATGTTACGGTGATTGATTACTCAATGAGGTATTCGATAATTGAGAACTGTGAAATAGTAATAAGTTCAACAGCAAGTCCACATTATACAATTACCAAGGAGCTTCTGGAAAGTGCTCTTGAAACTTATAAGAAAAGGATATTTATAGATCTTGCAGTTCCAAGGGACATTGAT contains:
- the hemA gene encoding glutamyl-tRNA reductase, which translates into the protein MNLLVVGVNYRKTPVEIREKLNFSIDEQKNALREIVSMDGIMECIILSTCNRTEVYVFHQYPHYDSSILEKKLCSLKGLNIYNLKKYIYVYSSIKAVRHLFKVASGLDSMVLGEDQILRQVKDAYDLSLEVGSSSGMLNTLFREGITAAKKVKTFTEISKTSVSVGTHAVRLIEREFGYNLDKMSALIIGAGKIGGITLKNLISKGVGKIYITSRSCGKVQDISKLYENVTVIDYSMRYSIIENCEIVISSTASPHYTITKELLESALETYKKRIFIDLAVPRDIDLAIEELPSISCFNIDHLMIEVNKNLYYKLSEVSKAEEIINQYVNEFEHWYYFREALPVVREVQRFADEVLNEKTEYLISRLTIVNDEERQLVKGVIKSTVSEILNKLLYSVRDNSSKEDMQAYFRCLKEVMKES